The proteins below are encoded in one region of Pacificitalea manganoxidans:
- a CDS encoding glycosyltransferase family 2 protein — protein sequence MTTDDTAPRIDIVIPTYNRAHLIDTAVRAALDQSWWNRDVMVVDDASTDDTQRVLEPYFAHPRFTYVRLRRNLGTAGAKNAALLLTDGAGVTFHDSDDIPHRDKVLRQMRVLTRRDVQAHDSLNWAMIGKDANSELQIGAVLTHHELLLPDGRRVRIERTLSLVDDMFPNLQMGSEVPGDWTHVNSGLFRHDVFARLGGFADCIEEDREFRNRLILNGEVIWVIPDVLLTKVETPDSLTQSAVSDYDSPQRCADRARVWDKVAQWRATGQVAPVPVDLPHLEVEFCNAPERLRPRDMPMTDATRAARDAALRCPAPSLQAAQ from the coding sequence ATGACCACAGACGACACCGCGCCGCGCATCGATATCGTCATTCCGACGTATAATCGGGCCCATCTGATCGACACCGCCGTGCGCGCGGCGCTGGATCAATCGTGGTGGAACCGGGATGTGATGGTGGTCGATGATGCCTCGACCGACGACACCCAGCGCGTGCTGGAGCCTTACTTTGCCCATCCGCGTTTCACCTATGTCCGGTTGCGCCGCAACTTGGGCACGGCAGGGGCCAAGAACGCCGCGCTGCTGCTGACCGACGGCGCGGGCGTGACCTTCCACGATAGCGACGATATTCCGCATCGGGATAAGGTGCTGCGCCAGATGCGGGTGCTGACCCGCCGCGATGTGCAGGCCCATGACAGCCTGAACTGGGCGATGATCGGCAAGGATGCGAACAGCGAGCTTCAGATCGGGGCGGTGCTGACCCACCACGAATTGCTGCTGCCGGATGGGCGCCGCGTGCGGATCGAACGCACGCTGTCGCTGGTCGACGATATGTTCCCGAACCTGCAAATGGGGTCGGAGGTGCCGGGCGACTGGACCCATGTGAATTCGGGCCTGTTCCGGCATGATGTCTTTGCCCGGCTCGGCGGGTTCGCGGACTGCATCGAAGAGGATCGTGAATTTCGCAATCGGTTGATCCTGAACGGCGAGGTCATCTGGGTCATTCCCGATGTTTTGCTGACCAAAGTCGAAACCCCCGATAGCCTGACCCAATCCGCCGTGTCGGATTACGATAGCCCGCAACGCTGCGCCGATCGCGCCCGCGTGTGGGACAAGGTCGCGCAGTGGCGGGCGACGGGGCAGGTGGCCCCGGTGCCTGTGGATTTGCCTCATCTAGAGGTGGAATTCTGCAATGCGCCCGAACGGCTGCGCCCCCGCGACATGCCCATGACCGACGCGACCCGCGCGGCGCGCGATGCGGCTCTGCGCTGCCCAGCACCCAGCCTGCAGGCCGCGCAATGA
- a CDS encoding glycosyltransferase: protein MMPSAYSKPVIGIVDSCAGVAYGPDHMPARGIGGTEATVLRITQALAPHFQFRLFQKACLDTNAAPALNPMDAAMTGDRAARPDAFVVINSWKVACLLRRHHPDTPISLWLHVHPGRHNRRMGVALARAGVHVICVSDSHARDLRGFLDRPTQLRIGAIPNPVEDTLRPDATPRDPDRLLFASAPHKGLAQVFAQFAALRKHVPSLRLRVADPGYMAWDTGSVPAGVEMIGRLDRPELLDEMRRALCLFYPQTQFAETFGLVIAEANAVGTPVLIHRGLGANDEVASDPSQVIDGHSGYEIAARIQHWRVQPPEVTMAERFRLSRVVPLWHDHLAALLSQCPATHAEAAE from the coding sequence ATGATGCCGTCCGCCTATTCAAAGCCCGTGATCGGCATCGTCGATAGCTGCGCGGGCGTGGCTTACGGACCTGATCACATGCCGGCGCGCGGCATTGGTGGGACGGAGGCGACGGTTCTGCGCATCACCCAGGCGCTCGCGCCGCATTTTCAGTTTCGCCTGTTTCAGAAGGCTTGTCTCGATACCAATGCCGCGCCCGCCCTGAACCCGATGGACGCGGCGATGACCGGTGACAGGGCAGCGCGTCCCGATGCGTTCGTGGTGATTAACTCATGGAAGGTCGCCTGCCTCCTGCGCCGCCATCACCCCGACACGCCGATCAGCCTGTGGCTACATGTACATCCCGGCCGCCACAACCGGCGGATGGGCGTGGCGCTGGCACGGGCGGGGGTGCATGTGATTTGCGTCTCGGACAGCCACGCCCGCGATTTGCGCGGGTTTCTGGACAGGCCCACGCAGCTTCGGATCGGCGCCATTCCCAACCCGGTTGAGGATACGCTGCGCCCGGATGCGACGCCGCGAGATCCCGACCGGCTGCTCTTTGCCAGCGCACCACATAAAGGGCTGGCGCAGGTCTTTGCTCAATTCGCAGCGCTTCGGAAGCATGTGCCGAGCCTGCGCCTCCGCGTGGCCGATCCGGGCTATATGGCGTGGGATACCGGCTCGGTGCCAGCAGGCGTTGAGATGATCGGCAGGCTCGACCGCCCTGAATTGCTAGATGAGATGCGCCGCGCCCTGTGCCTGTTCTATCCGCAGACCCAATTCGCGGAGACCTTTGGCCTTGTGATTGCGGAGGCCAATGCCGTCGGCACGCCGGTGCTGATCCACCGTGGCTTGGGCGCGAATGATGAGGTGGCGTCCGACCCGTCGCAGGTGATCGACGGTCACAGCGGGTACGAAATCGCCGCCCGTATCCAGCACTGGCGTGTGCAACCGCCCGAGGTGACGATGGCGGAGAGGTTCCGCCTGAGCCGCGTCGTCCCGCTCTGGCACGATCATTTGGCCGCGCTGCTGTCGCAGTGCCCTGCCACCCATGCGGAGGCCGCAGAATGA
- a CDS encoding acyl-CoA dehydrogenase family protein: MNHPRIDQAAMGGAADLDALCRALARHAPHQHRSGDGIDRSVTLLRQADLLTDSGAADPAATARRLVRIAGANLSVARLYEGHINALRIVEMHGSAAQTARVAEIVAKGAFLGVWGADGAEPVRVDGHALRGAKTFASGLGTVTHAIITVAGDDAPRIGLIDVRDASRHHPGDWAMRGMRATRSGGHDFAGIEVDEVDWIGAPGCYVTEPGFVSGVWRIAALQLGATFGLLDAARRHLGGLERMGAEAQLTRLTPPMMRALAAETFVRRAACFGESTTNTATPEQGVALSAAARLLTEEIAQQTIAAVEQSVGLVHFSQGSETGRMAEDLATYLRQAARDALLLRVGRHTLDTPRPVWEMLP, from the coding sequence ATGAACCATCCTCGCATAGATCAGGCCGCCATGGGTGGCGCTGCCGATCTGGACGCCCTGTGCCGCGCGCTGGCGCGTCATGCCCCACATCAGCACCGCAGCGGCGACGGGATCGACCGCTCCGTCACCCTGCTGCGGCAGGCCGATCTTCTGACCGACAGCGGTGCGGCGGACCCGGCAGCGACCGCGCGGCGGCTTGTCCGCATCGCGGGGGCGAACCTGTCGGTGGCGCGGCTCTACGAAGGTCACATCAACGCGCTGCGGATTGTCGAGATGCATGGCAGCGCGGCGCAAACGGCCCGTGTGGCCGAGATCGTCGCGAAAGGCGCGTTTCTCGGGGTTTGGGGCGCCGACGGCGCGGAGCCTGTGCGCGTTGACGGGCATGCGCTGCGCGGGGCGAAAACCTTTGCCTCCGGGCTGGGCACCGTGACACACGCGATCATCACCGTCGCAGGCGACGACGCACCCCGGATCGGGTTGATCGACGTGCGGGATGCGTCCCGGCACCATCCCGGCGACTGGGCGATGCGCGGGATGCGGGCGACCCGGTCGGGGGGGCATGACTTCGCCGGGATCGAGGTGGACGAGGTCGATTGGATCGGTGCGCCCGGCTGCTATGTGACCGAGCCGGGTTTTGTCTCCGGCGTCTGGCGCATCGCGGCGCTGCAACTTGGCGCGACCTTTGGCCTGCTCGACGCGGCGCGGCGGCATCTCGGCGGGCTGGAGCGGATGGGGGCCGAGGCGCAACTGACCCGTTTGACCCCACCCATGATGCGCGCGCTGGCCGCCGAAACCTTTGTCCGGCGCGCGGCCTGTTTCGGCGAAAGCACAACCAACACCGCCACGCCGGAGCAGGGCGTCGCGCTGTCGGCGGCGGCCCGGCTTTTGACCGAGGAAATTGCCCAGCAGACCATCGCGGCGGTGGAGCAAAGCGTCGGGCTGGTGCATTTTTCGCAAGGGAGCGAAACCGGGCGCATGGCGGAGGATCTTGCCACCTATCTTCGGCAGGCGGCACGCGATGCCCTGCTGCTTCGGGTTGGGCGTCACACGCTCGATACCCCCCGCCCGGTGTGGGAGATGCTGCCATGA
- a CDS encoding PIG-L deacetylase family protein, which produces MSLAPVCELPDDTAGFQSITLAELVGTAPVLILAPHPDDESLGCGGLIAAARDQGIPVHVICMTDGAASHPQSRNWGDGRLATRREAELIRAVGHLGCAAGDVSFLRHPDGWLGAQDRDAIANWIVNLCDRMGAASLFASAVMDHHADHKATAAIAAEVARHRPALRHWAYPVWSRWDDPAYAQKTGGVPRRFDTQLWQNAKRAAIDAHGSQLGRVVDDDPSGFAMSPGFTEFFATAPEVFFEVLPCP; this is translated from the coding sequence ATGAGCCTTGCGCCGGTGTGTGAGCTCCCCGACGATACAGCAGGATTTCAATCGATCACCCTGGCGGAGTTGGTCGGCACCGCGCCGGTTCTGATCCTCGCCCCTCACCCTGATGACGAAAGCCTCGGCTGTGGCGGGCTGATCGCCGCTGCGCGGGATCAGGGCATCCCGGTGCATGTGATCTGCATGACCGATGGCGCGGCATCGCATCCTCAATCCCGCAATTGGGGTGACGGGCGGCTTGCCACGCGGCGGGAGGCCGAACTGATCCGGGCGGTTGGCCATCTGGGCTGCGCGGCGGGGGATGTCAGTTTCCTGCGCCACCCCGATGGCTGGCTGGGCGCGCAAGACCGCGATGCCATCGCCAACTGGATCGTAAATCTGTGCGACAGAATGGGTGCCGCGTCGCTATTCGCCAGCGCCGTTATGGACCACCACGCCGATCACAAGGCAACTGCCGCAATCGCCGCCGAGGTCGCGCGGCACCGGCCTGCACTGCGCCACTGGGCTTATCCGGTGTGGTCGCGCTGGGATGACCCGGCCTACGCGCAGAAGACCGGCGGAGTTCCACGCCGCTTTGACACGCAGCTTTGGCAGAACGCCAAGCGCGCCGCCATCGACGCCCATGGCAGCCAGTTGGGCCGCGTTGTCGACGACGATCCCAGCGGGTTCGCGATGAGCCCGGGCTTCACCGAATTCTTCGCCACCGCGCCGGAGGTGTTTTTCGAGGTGTTGCCATGTCCGTAA
- a CDS encoding SAM-dependent methyltransferase: MSVSADHLAQLYAATDDPWNFRNSPYEQAKFAATRAALGRARYRHGLELGCGNGALARHLAPQCAAYTGVDAVARAVRAAQQAVPEGHFVQGWLPDDLPDGAFDLIVLSEILYFLDPPGLTGLGQQISTRWPDAEILCVTWLGDTGHDLQGPTALAIFARALGPALALRPVTQAEGYRIDRHLPGAGS; the protein is encoded by the coding sequence ATGTCCGTAAGCGCCGATCATTTGGCGCAGCTTTACGCCGCCACCGACGATCCGTGGAATTTCCGCAATAGCCCTTATGAGCAGGCAAAGTTCGCCGCGACCCGTGCGGCGCTGGGGCGTGCGCGTTACCGGCACGGGCTGGAGCTTGGCTGTGGCAATGGGGCATTGGCGCGGCATCTGGCGCCGCAGTGCGCGGCCTATACCGGGGTTGATGCCGTGGCGCGGGCGGTCCGGGCCGCGCAACAGGCGGTGCCGGAGGGGCATTTTGTCCAAGGGTGGTTGCCGGACGACCTGCCAGACGGAGCGTTCGATCTAATCGTCCTGTCCGAAATCCTCTACTTCCTTGATCCGCCGGGGTTGACCGGCTTGGGTCAACAAATTTCCACGCGCTGGCCCGACGCGGAAATCCTGTGCGTGACATGGCTGGGCGATACCGGCCACGATCTGCAAGGTCCGACGGCGCTCGCGATCTTTGCCCGCGCGCTGGGGCCCGCGCTGGCGCTGCGCCCGGTCACGCAGGCAGAGGGCTACCGCATCGACAGACATTTGCCGGGGGCCGGGTCATGA
- a CDS encoding glycosyltransferase has product MSAITTAIVIPARNEARRIGACLAALQPQLTPACRVVLVANNCTDATVARARAALAESQLQIITLKLEPGQGVGTARRIGCQAALDDAPQLEHLLTTDADCIAAPDWVAANLAHLARFDAVCGAVEPLAGESGILRGMPAEEGWNEACYRALVLEFYQMIYPEPHNPLPHHGEAPGASLGLRRAAYQQVGGFADRRTGEDRDLIRRMRQAGFSVAHVADARVAASCRLTGRARGGMADALRDRLAGTDYLIDDALPPTRWLADHAARGSLPVWPPEVPANQRLRPSDLPEQIAELTRFLRMRAGRGREAPTPVPVMDQPAVTHIG; this is encoded by the coding sequence ATGAGCGCTATCACCACCGCCATCGTGATCCCCGCGCGCAACGAGGCCCGGCGCATCGGTGCCTGCCTCGCCGCCCTGCAGCCGCAGCTGACCCCCGCCTGCCGCGTTGTTCTGGTCGCCAATAATTGCACCGACGCCACCGTTGCACGGGCGCGGGCCGCATTGGCGGAGTCACAGTTGCAGATCATCACGCTGAAATTGGAGCCGGGGCAGGGCGTGGGCACCGCCCGCCGCATTGGCTGTCAGGCCGCGCTGGACGATGCACCGCAATTGGAGCATCTGCTGACCACCGACGCGGATTGCATCGCGGCCCCGGATTGGGTTGCCGCGAACCTGGCGCATCTGGCGCGGTTTGACGCGGTTTGCGGGGCGGTTGAACCGCTTGCAGGTGAAAGCGGCATTTTGCGTGGCATGCCAGCGGAAGAAGGCTGGAACGAGGCGTGCTATCGTGCGCTGGTGCTGGAATTCTACCAGATGATCTACCCGGAGCCGCATAACCCGCTGCCCCATCACGGCGAAGCCCCGGGGGCGAGCCTTGGCCTGCGCCGCGCGGCGTATCAGCAGGTCGGCGGGTTTGCAGACCGGCGCACCGGCGAGGATCGCGATCTGATCCGGCGTATGCGGCAGGCCGGGTTCAGCGTGGCCCATGTCGCCGATGCGCGGGTCGCGGCGTCGTGCCGCCTGACCGGGCGCGCGCGGGGGGGCATGGCGGACGCCCTGCGCGACCGGTTGGCGGGCACCGATTATCTGATTGACGATGCACTGCCGCCCACACGGTGGCTGGCCGATCACGCGGCACGTGGCAGCTTGCCCGTATGGCCGCCGGAGGTTCCCGCCAACCAGCGCCTGCGCCCCTCCGACCTGCCAGAGCAGATCGCAGAGCTGACGCGCTTTCTGCGCATGCGCGCCGGTCGGGGCCGGGAGGCGCCGACGCCAGTGCCGGTCATGGACCAGCCCGCAGTGACGCATATCGGCTGA
- a CDS encoding (2Fe-2S)-binding protein has protein sequence MNITVTLNGLKTRLSGAALDRLVDHLPQKGLTGARRSCGVGRCGACMVLLEDVPVNACLLPLARLDGARITTAEGLGPRADAIIARLATRGAVQCGYCTPGMTVSLVAALEDPERGDAEAVTKRLTGNLCRCSGYAALRDAIHDLCAAAD, from the coding sequence ATGAACATTACCGTGACCCTCAACGGGCTCAAAACCCGGCTTAGCGGCGCGGCGCTTGACCGCTTGGTCGACCATCTTCCGCAGAAGGGTCTGACCGGCGCGCGGCGGTCCTGCGGTGTGGGCCGCTGCGGGGCGTGCATGGTGCTGCTGGAGGATGTGCCGGTGAATGCCTGCCTGCTGCCGCTTGCCCGGCTTGACGGCGCGCGCATCACCACTGCCGAAGGGCTGGGCCCGCGCGCCGACGCGATTATCGCGCGGCTGGCGACCCGTGGCGCGGTGCAATGTGGCTACTGCACGCCGGGCATGACCGTGAGCCTTGTCGCCGCGCTGGAAGACCCCGAACGCGGCGATGCGGAGGCGGTGACCAAGCGTCTGACCGGAAACCTGTGTCGTTGCTCGGGCTATGCCGCCCTGCGCGACGCCATCCATGATCTGTGCGCCGCGGCGGACTGA
- a CDS encoding xanthine dehydrogenase family protein molybdopterin-binding subunit, whose protein sequence is MSPRDLAPPMTEADALSRTVDAKARGHFRYLADAPPPGTLHGAVLRSPHAHARVLHVDVTAARAIPGVHVVLGPDDVPPEFRYGLRLQDQPPLAQGTVRYHGEPVAILAAETAEIAARALAAIVVHYAPLEVVSDPAVALQTGVPVHPQGNLCHRFSFGRGDIAQAFAAAAHQITLQLETPRQMHAAMELEGGVAWREADDLVIRAPSQDPFYVARSVARLLGLTPAQVRVTGSPIGGGFGGKEDLHIQPLLALLAWHASRPVRLVMSRADSITAGYKRHPFRIDLRLGCDAAGRLLALDAQVLADTGAYASHGPEVLDTAMETIQGAYAFPAVRLEGRLAYTNNGVSGAFRGFGATQVQTALEAGIDQLARRARIDPLDFRRRNLAPATGDGPLDQDMVPQPELAWIGDRMAALPAPAPNTQLRYLTACGSALVRKGEGFGADGPNGAAGRLMLSAQGQITLVASLTDMGQGLTTAVRRMLCAQFDVQVDDVAVALGQTDADGAAAPDSGATSASRGSQIAQRLIRKGATGFTQAVLSRAASRLGCAADDLTFGAGGIYRTTARSNQPDLSFAALAGITEDITIPGLQATHGHPSAHSVFTACGARAEVAIDRWTGTVRVTRITLVPACGPPLSRSAFDGQMAGGAVQALGFVLTETLPTQEGRFTATNLDGYFIPTIADAPEICVEPIETLDPDDPVGLRGAGEIGLNAAAPAILCAVQEALGAAPPCLPVPAGWVLEQLKGLA, encoded by the coding sequence ATGAGCCCGCGCGACCTTGCCCCGCCCATGACCGAAGCGGACGCGCTCAGCCGGACCGTCGATGCGAAAGCGCGCGGCCATTTCCGCTACTTGGCCGACGCGCCGCCGCCGGGCACGCTGCACGGCGCGGTGCTGCGAAGCCCGCACGCCCATGCCCGCGTCCTGCATGTGGATGTGACGGCTGCGCGCGCCATACCGGGCGTGCATGTCGTGCTGGGGCCCGACGATGTGCCGCCGGAGTTTCGCTATGGGTTGCGACTACAGGATCAGCCGCCGCTGGCCCAAGGCACCGTGCGCTATCATGGCGAGCCGGTTGCCATTCTCGCTGCCGAAACGGCGGAGATCGCCGCGCGTGCCTTGGCCGCAATCGTGGTCCACTATGCGCCGCTGGAGGTCGTGAGCGATCCCGCCGTCGCGCTTCAGACAGGCGTGCCCGTGCATCCACAGGGCAATCTCTGCCATCGGTTCAGCTTTGGTCGGGGCGACATCGCGCAGGCCTTCGCCGCAGCCGCGCATCAGATCACATTACAGCTTGAAACCCCGCGCCAGATGCACGCGGCAATGGAATTGGAAGGCGGCGTCGCATGGCGCGAGGCCGACGACCTGGTGATCCGCGCCCCGTCGCAGGACCCGTTCTACGTCGCCCGCAGCGTCGCGCGTCTGCTGGGGCTCACCCCGGCGCAGGTGCGTGTTACCGGCAGCCCGATCGGCGGCGGGTTCGGCGGTAAGGAAGACCTGCATATTCAGCCGCTGCTGGCCCTATTGGCATGGCATGCGTCCCGCCCCGTGCGGCTGGTGATGAGCCGCGCCGACAGCATCACCGCCGGGTATAAGCGGCATCCGTTTCGCATCGATCTGCGCTTGGGCTGCGATGCTGCCGGGCGTCTGCTGGCGCTCGATGCGCAAGTGCTGGCCGATACCGGCGCATATGCCAGCCACGGACCCGAGGTTCTCGACACCGCGATGGAGACGATCCAAGGGGCCTATGCCTTCCCCGCCGTGCGGCTGGAAGGGCGGCTGGCCTATACCAATAACGGCGTGTCAGGCGCGTTTCGCGGATTTGGCGCGACGCAGGTGCAGACCGCGCTGGAGGCCGGGATTGATCAGTTGGCCCGCCGCGCGAGGATTGATCCGCTGGACTTCCGCCGCCGCAACCTTGCCCCCGCGACCGGGGATGGTCCTTTGGATCAAGACATGGTGCCGCAGCCCGAACTGGCATGGATCGGTGACCGGATGGCGGCGCTGCCCGCGCCCGCCCCAAACACTCAGCTGCGCTACCTGACCGCCTGCGGCAGCGCCTTGGTCCGCAAGGGCGAAGGCTTTGGCGCGGATGGCCCAAACGGCGCGGCAGGGCGGCTGATGCTGTCGGCGCAGGGCCAGATCACGCTGGTGGCGTCGCTCACCGATATGGGGCAAGGGCTGACCACTGCGGTGCGCAGAATGCTATGCGCGCAGTTCGACGTGCAGGTTGACGACGTGGCCGTCGCGCTGGGACAGACCGACGCCGATGGCGCGGCGGCCCCCGACAGTGGCGCGACCTCTGCCTCCCGCGGGAGCCAGATCGCGCAGCGGCTGATCCGCAAGGGCGCGACCGGTTTTACCCAAGCGGTGCTGTCGCGGGCCGCGTCCCGGCTGGGCTGCGCCGCCGATGATCTGACCTTCGGCGCTGGTGGCATCTACCGCACCACGGCCCGGTCCAATCAGCCTGATCTGAGCTTTGCCGCGCTGGCCGGGATCACGGAGGACATCACCATCCCCGGCTTGCAGGCCACGCACGGGCATCCTTCGGCCCATAGTGTCTTTACCGCCTGCGGCGCGCGGGCCGAGGTCGCGATAGATCGCTGGACCGGCACAGTGCGTGTGACCCGGATCACGCTGGTGCCCGCCTGTGGCCCGCCGCTGTCCCGCAGCGCGTTCGACGGGCAGATGGCAGGTGGCGCGGTGCAGGCGCTGGGTTTTGTGCTGACCGAGACCCTGCCCACCCAGGAGGGGCGTTTCACGGCGACCAATCTCGACGGCTATTTCATTCCCACCATCGCGGATGCGCCGGAGATTTGCGTCGAGCCGATCGAGACGCTGGACCCCGACGATCCGGTCGGGCTGCGCGGCGCGGGGGAAATCGGCCTGAATGCCGCCGCGCCCGCGATCCTGTGCGCGGTGCAGGAGGCCTTGGGCGCGGCACCACCCTGCCTGCCCGTCCCGGCGGGATGGGTGCTTGAGCAACTGAAAGGACTGGCATGA
- a CDS encoding FAD binding domain-containing protein — protein MPEPDVLCAPPATAAGPAPQWLSPTSIAEAVQMRADHAGSQFAAGMTALQLGWPEAPHGSRPETTVIDISRLDMGPAVMQQPGGWLRIAANAPLEQVRRDPLTARFDALRGLIDAIAATGVRGLATLGGNLCWGTGDAAVFCAAFETRLITAQGPVTREALPPDALLLAVDIRPAPGFIEKVGFRAAFSPARALLVGCEGNGHLRLAARLQGLPVAVATVTCAPSPSDIAAVADALCVGAAPDSEDAAILRALCAGQLGARVA, from the coding sequence ATGCCTGAGCCGGACGTGTTGTGCGCCCCGCCCGCCACGGCGGCGGGGCCTGCCCCCCAATGGCTGAGCCCGACGAGCATTGCCGAAGCCGTGCAGATGCGCGCGGATCACGCCGGATCGCAGTTCGCCGCCGGGATGACGGCGCTGCAACTGGGCTGGCCTGAGGCGCCGCATGGCTCCCGCCCGGAAACAACCGTGATCGATATCTCCCGGCTCGACATGGGGCCTGCGGTGATGCAACAGCCCGGCGGCTGGCTGCGGATCGCCGCAAACGCGCCGCTGGAGCAGGTCCGCCGCGATCCGCTGACCGCCCGGTTCGACGCACTGCGCGGCCTGATCGACGCCATCGCGGCAACTGGTGTGCGCGGATTGGCGACGCTGGGCGGCAATCTGTGCTGGGGAACCGGCGATGCGGCGGTGTTCTGCGCGGCGTTTGAAACTCGCCTCATTACAGCGCAGGGGCCGGTCACCCGCGAAGCCCTGCCACCCGACGCATTGCTCCTTGCCGTGGACATCCGCCCAGCACCGGGGTTCATCGAGAAGGTCGGCTTCCGCGCCGCGTTTTCCCCCGCGCGGGCTCTGCTGGTTGGGTGCGAAGGGAATGGGCATCTTCGTTTGGCCGCGCGGCTACAGGGGCTGCCGGTGGCGGTGGCGACGGTGACCTGCGCGCCATCCCCGTCTGACATTGCTGCGGTGGCGGATGCGCTGTGCGTTGGCGCCGCGCCGGACAGCGAAGACGCGGCCATCCTGCGCGCGCTATGCGCCGGGCAGCTTGGGGCACGGGTCGCATGA
- a CDS encoding nucleoside deaminase, with the protein MTAPDTSAPASPQFDETRDAEFMRAAIAVAAKSREGGDHPFGAILVGPDGAILIEQGNAFSAHGHDMTAHAERVLATRASQSYSVEFLNGCTMFTSAEPCAMCAGAAYWAGIGRVVYGQTEADLKTETGNHPDNPTLDLPCRDVFATGQRPVVVKGPFLAEEAAALQDGFWDDHA; encoded by the coding sequence ATGACGGCCCCCGACACCTCCGCGCCTGCCAGCCCGCAGTTCGACGAAACCCGCGATGCGGAATTCATGCGCGCAGCCATCGCCGTCGCCGCGAAATCGCGCGAAGGCGGGGATCATCCCTTTGGCGCGATCCTCGTGGGGCCTGACGGCGCGATCCTGATCGAACAGGGCAATGCGTTCAGCGCGCATGGCCATGACATGACCGCCCATGCCGAGCGGGTTCTGGCCACCCGCGCCTCGCAAAGCTACTCGGTCGAATTCCTCAATGGCTGCACGATGTTCACCTCTGCCGAGCCCTGCGCGATGTGCGCGGGTGCCGCCTATTGGGCGGGGATCGGGCGTGTGGTCTATGGCCAGACCGAGGCGGACCTGAAGACCGAGACCGGCAACCACCCCGACAATCCGACGCTCGACCTGCCCTGCCGCGATGTCTTTGCCACCGGGCAGCGCCCGGTCGTGGTCAAGGGTCCGTTTTTGGCCGAGGAAGCCGCCGCGCTGCAAGACGGGTTCTGGGACGATCATGCCTGA
- a CDS encoding ABC transporter permease codes for MSVATPSLPAAGEPPVPLRDPETSAAQPNVQPGAQYGAAVSAPAPVTPAPLDTNADTATDSAAREARLRALITPPAPTPAMRAWRLLDRFTPVLAFLAVLGIWEAATRLLSVPSFLLPAPSVIVTAGIAVEPAIWVNHIWATLRVALIGYGVAIAVGIPLAIGLANSRFLTRTLYPMLIVIQSTPVVAVAPIIVVTLGAGDLPRVVITFLITFFPIVVSTTTGLMATPEELIELSRSLRAGRTREITQIRLPFALPYLFSALKISVTLSIIGAVVAEFVAAESGLGYFIGLSTSFFKIPQAFAGLVALVILSLLMFRSVVWVQTRFAPWSLPNSERK; via the coding sequence GTGAGTGTCGCAACCCCCTCCCTGCCCGCCGCTGGCGAACCGCCGGTGCCGCTGCGCGACCCCGAAACCTCTGCCGCTCAGCCCAATGTCCAGCCCGGTGCCCAGTATGGGGCCGCGGTGTCTGCCCCCGCGCCGGTGACGCCTGCACCGCTTGACACCAACGCCGACACCGCGACCGACAGCGCCGCGCGCGAGGCCCGTCTGCGCGCGCTGATCACGCCGCCCGCACCGACCCCCGCCATGCGGGCGTGGCGGCTGCTGGACCGCTTCACCCCGGTTCTCGCGTTTCTCGCCGTGCTGGGGATCTGGGAGGCCGCGACCCGGCTGTTGTCGGTGCCGTCCTTTCTGCTGCCCGCGCCTTCGGTGATCGTGACAGCCGGGATTGCAGTGGAGCCTGCGATCTGGGTCAACCATATCTGGGCCACTTTGCGCGTGGCGCTGATCGGCTATGGCGTCGCGATCGCCGTTGGCATCCCGCTGGCCATCGGGTTGGCGAATTCGCGGTTCCTGACACGCACGCTTTACCCGATGCTGATCGTGATCCAGTCGACGCCCGTGGTTGCCGTCGCGCCGATCATCGTGGTGACGCTGGGTGCGGGCGATCTGCCGCGCGTGGTCATCACCTTCCTCATCACCTTCTTTCCTATCGTGGTGTCAACGACGACCGGCCTGATGGCAACGCCGGAAGAACTGATCGAGTTGTCCCGCTCCCTGCGCGCCGGGCGCACGCGCGAGATAACGCAGATCCGCCTGCCCTTTGCGCTGCCGTACCTGTTCTCGGCGCTAAAAATCTCGGTCACGCTGTCGATCATCGGCGCCGTTGTCGCGGAATTCGTCGCTGCCGAATCCGGGCTGGGCTACTTCATCGGTCTGTCGACCTCCTTCTTTAAAATTCCGCAGGCGTTTGCCGGGCTCGTCGCGCTCGTCATCCTGAGCCTGCTGATGTTCCGCAGCGTGGTCTGGGTGCAGACCCGGTTCGCGCCGTGGTCGCTTCCCAACTCCGAAAGGAAATGA